TGGTGAGAAAATGCCTATTAAGGAGAGAAGGATAGGAAGAGAGACGATGGTAGACGCATCAACCTTATAGCATGTCTATATCTGAAATTTGTCTATTTATGCATAATGTCACTTTGATATATCAAACCTAAGGGCACACAAAAATAGATGGAGGTGATTATCTAACTGGGTATAATGAGTGTCCCATAATATTTCTAGGATTAAAAATATAACCACATTATACAGAAGATTGTATCTTCCCATGTTATGTTGTACAAAATCATCTTCTATAAATAATTGCCTATGCTCTCTAATTTTCTCAAACTTTCTCGGATGGTGCCACGATGaatgaaaggagagaagagaagatgaaagagcaagaaaaatagaagaatgcTTTAGAAGTTCAGAGCTAGTCCAGGCTATACAGTAAGAGGTTGCCTTCATCAGCAACATACCATTTGACTTGTCTTTACTCCATTCGTAGGCAATCTATACAAAATACTACAAACTATATATGTCCATCATGGTACTCCAATTTGTAAACTCCTACAAATTAGTTATAATTAGAACATTCAGAATGTGCGGTAATGTATATCATGTTGATTTTTAACATCTTCTTATAATTGCAGTGGCAATTATTGAAATGCAACTTATTCATGATAAAATTATTGTATTCAAATCATAATATGATAGGACCTATTTTTACTTATTTAGCTTTATATACTCTCGAGAATGGTGAAGTTTATACAAATTATTTTTCacacatatttatatataattgtaaatattattatatatatatttttatttttatttttattttttgcatatgGACCCCATAAATTTTTTCTGGAAGGTTAGACATGCTagctagttatatatatatatatattatatttttttttatatatatatattacaagaTTAATTTGAGATATTTATAAAACATATACAAATGGTGAaactatatacatacacacacgaaAATCCCGCAAATAAAAACCCCTGCAGGACTCTCTCACCATCGCCCTCTCTCCCCGCGGTGATGGAACCGCCTCCCCTTCTCCAAAATCTTCCCTCCCCTCACCAAGGcgctgcctcctctcctcccaaacCCTGCCTTTGTGCATCTAGGCGAAATCTTTTTCTACCTTAATAGAGATAAAGGTCTACCCTTCTCCACCCCAACCTTTCCAAATCCCCATGAGGGCTCCCACCCAGCACTCAACAGCCATTGCCCGACTCTGCTCCACCCATCGGAACTTCCCCTCCCACGCGCCCAAAACCGATTCTTTCGACGCCTCCAGCAGATCCCCATCCATCAAAACCCTCGCCAGTGCCGGCCGCCTAAGGGACGCCTTCCGATTGCTGATTTTCCGCCGCCACCTCGGCCTTCCAGTCCACCCGGACTATTTTGTAGCCATCCTTAAGCCCTGTGCCTTTCCCGAGACGCTGATGGAGGGGAGGCAGCTCCATGCCCACATGGTAATCACTGGTTTCAATCAGGATCCCTTCATCTGCAACCATTTGATCCATATGTACTGCAAATGTGGTTCCTTGGATGATGCCCACTGGGTTTTCAGGGGGATGGGGAAGAAAAATTTGCATTCTTGGAACATCCTGATTGCTGGTTTTTGCAGGTTTGGATTTTTAAGTGAAGCCAGGCAGTTGTTCGATGAAATGCCTAAAAGGGATGCAGCTTCTTGGAATACGATGATTTCAGGCTATGATCAGTGGGGTCCTTGTGAGGAGGCGTTGGGGAGTTTTGTCAGGATGAGACGTACAGATTGTAATGTGGATCATTTTGGTCTTGCAAGCGTGATCAGTGCTTGTAGCAATCTCAGATTCTTAGGGAATGGGAGAGGGTTGCATGCATGTTCTGCCAAGACCGGGCTCGATTCACATGTACAGGTTGGTGGTGCCCTTATTGGATTGTACGCAAAGTGTGTGGCATTGAAGGATGCTAGGAGGGTTTTTGATGAGATAGGTGCTAAGGAATTGTTTACATGGAATTCTATGCTCGCAGGTTATGTTCAGTGCTCAAAGATCGATGAGGCACTTCTGTTCTTTAAGGAAATGCCAGAGCGGGATGTGGTTTCTTGGACTACAGTTGTTGCTGGTCTTGCACAGCACGAAAGGAATGAGGAAGCAATTGGATTATTTCAGAAAATGTGGGAAGCTGGCTTGATGCCTGATCAGATATCTTTTGTTAGTGTTTTAAATGCATGCGTTGGGGTTTTGGATTTTGAAGAAGGGTTTAAGATTCATGGCCAGATAATGAAACGTGGATTTGGAACTGATGTGAATGTTGGAAGTGCAATTGTGGTATTTTATGCAAAATGTGGGTGTATGAATGATGCGAAAAGAGTCACAGATGGTATACCTTTGGTTGATGACTTCTCATGGAGTGTATTGATAGATCAATATGCAAAGCATGGACAAATTGATAGTGCCCATGAATTGTTTCGAAGTTTGGAAGTAAGGAGTATTCCATTATGGAATGCCCTGATTGGGGGTTATTCTGAACTTGGACTTCATGAAGAGGCTTTCAAAGCATTCGAAGAGATGCAGATGGATGGAAAAAGGGGTGATGAGTTCACCTTTGGAAGCCTCGTTATGGGTGTTgaccttttgggcatgaaatATGGCGAACAACTCCATTCACAAATAATCAAGGTTGGCGTTGATTTTTCTGTTTTTGTAGGTAGTGCTCTCATTGACATGTACAGCTACTGTTTAGAATGTGAAGCTGCTGTGAAAATATTTAATTCGATTCAGCAACCAAATCTTGTGTCATGGAATTCCATGATCTCTGGGTATGGTTTAAACAACATGGACCGGGAGGCTATACTTACATTTCGTCTAATGATGGCTTTAGGTGTAAAACCAGATAATATCACATTGTCACTTGTTCTTGATTCATGCTCAAGTTTATTGGTGCTATGTGAGGGAACCCAGTTTCATGCTTTAGCCCATAAATTGGGATTTGATTCAGATGTTGTGGTTGGAAGTGCTTTAATAGACATTTATTCAAAGTGTGAGAACATGGACCATGCAGCTCAAGCATTCAGTGACATACATGGGCACTCTGTTGTTAGCTGGACTTCACTGATTGGTGGTTACATAAGATGTGGAATGTGGGCTAAAGCAAAGAAGCTTTTTGAACTAATGCCAGAGCGGAATGTTGTTTCTTGGAATGCAATGCTTTCAGGATGTGCAAAATATGGCTTTGGATTAGAGGTGCTAAATCTTTATTATCAAATGAATAAATCAGGTCTACTTCCAGATCGAGTAACCTTTTTTACTGTCCTATCAGTTTGCAGCAACTTTTTGCTGGAGGAGAATGGGAAACTGGTACATGCCCAGATATTTAAAACTGGCTACCATATGAATCCACATGTCAGCTCTGCCCTGACTGAGATGTACCAGAAACTTGGAAAGCTTGCAGATAGGGCGATAGAGCAGAGCCTGATGCTGTATCAGGGAACAATTGAACGTTTGGCATGTTTTTGTTTCACTTGCTTTCATTGGATGAGATTCTGCAGCAGAAGAAGGTAGCTCATCTTGTTTTTGGTTCTGCATGAAGCACCTTCCACATCAGATCAGTTAGAATGTACATGCTGGTCCTCTTTAACATACTATTTGAACATCTGAATATTGGCTTGGTCAAAAGGTGATTTCCATTAGAAAAAGTCTTCTTAACTCTTGCTGGATGCATAGTTAAATTTCAGTTTTCATCATGACTCctaatatcaaaaataaatatcatttaTTTTGCCTTTTCGAGATTTAGCCAGTTGCTTGAAGGGCAAACAGATAGCCAAAGATGTAGATGCTGTGGTTGATGAAGCATGTGACTGCTATGTATCTGGGGGGCCGAGGCAAACTGTGGATCTGATTTGCTCGGGGCAGTTTATTTAAGGTACCAATATCAAACCAGTTCCAATGAGCTGATGGCTATTTTCTTCACATTGGTGATTTCTGATGGGACTTTTACTGACATTAGTTACTCATTTGAAACTATTTTTGTTGAAATTTCTGATCATTGTTTAGTAATTCAACGTTAACAAAACTCAGCATGTGCACTTTCACTTTTTGACCATGACAGTGGATCATGGCACTCCTTATATTTGATTTGTCTCAGATGTTGGTATTATTATATCATCTGCTTCATGTCTTTTAGTCCCTGTGCAGTTTGGAAGTAGGCTCCATTGTTTCTCCTGCATTGGAAGCAGATGCTCGAACAAACTCAAATTAgtctttctttataatttttataattttaagacaAAGTTGGCCCCATTCTCTCTAACAAGAGATTCTGTGTGTCAAAGTATGTTGAAAATAACCATAACATCCATTGAAGCTTTACCTACTATAAGAATCTGATGTCCTGGGGTTTTCAACAATATCTcttcaatctaatttttcataagtatttttaaaaggcataagaaaactttaaaaaaatttaatctcttTGGATTTTTATTGCCTGTATTGGTGCACTTTAGGTCATCTACTCAACTTATAGGCATGATCTTTATAAAAGTCAGCTATTCCCAGTCAATTGCTATTTTATTTTCTGAAAGTGTTCCAGCTAATATCTGAGGATTTGGAAGGAATACAATGTTaataaatgatacagttatggatcCTAGTGAACATGGTATACAAGGTAAAGCAGTCCTGCAACAATATTTTCTCTACTGAACATTTACCTCTTCAATTTTAACCATGTGGCTTGATAATGCATATGCTTTTAAGCTGTTTCAACTCATCATTGCTTTTGTGAATGAAGTCTGACAAGTTGTTTAATTCAGGCTCCATAGCATTTATGTAATGTAAAGCAACATAATCTTTATTCAGATAAAACATTTGCTGATTTATTTGGAATTTTCCTGCACTTCAGTACTCATGTAGTTGTGCATATTACtgtggcttgtagggcattttcTCTGGTGCTGTGTTATCCATTAAACGTCAAATGAAGCCATACAAGATGGTATAGTAGCTGAACAAGTTCTTATTGGAAGGGTAATCTTGTTTGGTCTGAGCTATCCAAACATTCATTAAGAGTTCGCATGCAAAAAGATTGGCGAAGTCAGTTGAAGGGATCCTTGAAGGCTCATGGTGATGTCCTGCAGGACAAAAACAATGAGAGCATCATTGTTGTATGACAGTCTGCTGAGGAAAAAGGGGGAAACTTGGAAAATAAGAAGCAAAAATTTCCACAAGGTCCCTCGTCTCCCTCTCGTTTGACAAGGGCCAGATAAAATATGCATGTGTAACTACAAGCTTGGAAATATTTAtttggccctttttttttttttgggagaatAAAACCACCTTAAGTGCAAACaaaattgatggaaaaaaataagGTGTGCTTATAACCTGTATTTGATTATGAAGAAGATCTCAATGCACATGAATACAAAAATTGAAATTCTATTAtgtggtttgaaattttggatattTGGTTGTGCCATGAGTGATGGTATGGCATCAGGTGGATGGATATTCTATAATAAATTATCTTCTTATTTTTGTGATCAGAGTTCTTGAAAATGTTTGTCTTCTTTTAGTAAGCACACTATGATGTAGACGTTTACCCATGTTGTTGCCCGGCTTGTTAACTTTCTCAGTGTCTTCTTAAATGCAAATCCAAAGTTAACAGAGAATATCGTATTAATTGAGGATAATTTGATTTTATAGGGATCTAAAGTTAAACTTAAATTTTTCTATGGAGGATAGAAGTTTTAAAGATGGTCTATGGGATTAAAGATTAATACATGGTCAATAAATTGATTGGATCTTAAAAACCTTTTTATTTTGCTGTTTTCTACAGAATGGAGAGGAGAAACTCTCTGGTCCTTAGCAATCCTCACGCTCCCACATGCTCTCAAGAGAGAAATAGGGACAGAAAAGAGGGCGTCGAGTGCGATGGGAAGCAGAGAGAGAACGTGAGCTACCGATCCTGGTGGTGGACCCTGGTGATGACTCTGATTCCAATGCCTCCACCTCTTCCGCTGCCACCCACCACCACTCCGATCGGGAGGTCTGACCTAATAACCCTTTCATTTATTTGGTTCATCTTTTGGGGGCGTTTGGTATGGGATGATCCACTCAGGATCAAGGATGATGTGGGTGGAGGTGATGAGATCATCGTGTTTGGTTACACCATGATAATCCTACATGGTAGTGATTTCAAATCACCCCCACTCCAATCACCGTCCAACACGGTGGTAGGAAATCCACTTTTGAGGACGGATATCCAACATCACTCCATCACAgtgattttatattaaaatatgttaatcaaaatattctcatgatcGAGAGACTTTTGGGAAGAGGAAACTATTTTTTTTGCCGCGATATTTTTTTTGTGAGCATGGGATGGGTAGTTGAGGCGTTGCGCGCGGATATTTGGGGTGTCATCTTCATGGAAGAGAAGGAAATCCTTCCTTCTCTCACCGTGCTGAttagaaagaaagaggaaaaatcTATTAGgttttgttctaaaattttttctttcctcttgttCCATCTCTCCTTATCAtttttctcttttgatttttatatcaTCTCTTTCTTCTACAAAATATTAAAACGTAAGATGTTATTTAGGGAGAATAAACGGGGGTATGTTTGGTATTATGTAGTCTGGTATTATGTAGTCGGTGATCTTAGATTTTCGTACATCCCAAACAAGTTGCTTGTATATATCTAGGGATCTTTAATCATTGCACTATGATAATTTAAacatagtgatcttagatcactaggGATTAGATCACCTCAGGATTTAGATCaccagtgatcttagatcactgtGGTGATCCCAGTTGAGCCACTAAACACCCCCTTTAGTGTTTATTTTTGTTCAAAACTGGAATCCTGCATCATATCTTGGCTGTCTTGACGTGCTACTAGAGGTCTCTTTTCGATTTAtcgatgactttttttttttgatttaagttACCTTGGGTTTGATATCTTGTATGAGTGTTTGTAGAAAAATGAGCTTCATATGAGGAGAGATAGTGTGGGGAGAATTTTCTAATGTAATTTTAACTGAATAGAGCCAATGGTGGAGTAAAACATCTTTACTAAACATAACTTTTCTCTCCATGTTTACTTTAATATCTGTTTGAGTTTTCGAAGATGACAAAATGTTAGTGTCACATATTCTTCAGTTCCTTGGCATCCTTGGTTGTGTTAGTTATATTTTATAGGATAAACTGTGTTTAGGCTCCTGACATTAAAGTTGCACATCTCCTTGTGCTCTCATTTAAAAGCTATTGTTCACATTAAGCCCCAAAATCTTCGTTGAATTCTGCTGTCCTTTTCTTTCAGCAAAAGCAGTCTTAGGGAATGTGAGAATCACTGGTGGGGATTATATATCTTGACATGATACTATACATGTGTTATGGCTTGAAAACTATTTTGCTGGAGGACATTTGCTAGTGCTTGGGGAAGATAGAGTGACATAAGGGTTTTGAAAGAAGAGCTTATCCACATGATAACTAATGGAATGGTGGCAATATGAGGCTTAGCCCACCTAATGGATATAAATTTATGTTAGCTACAATATGAGACACATGCACCTTGGTCTGCTCCTGCGGCTTATGCCTCATTAAGTTTTCTGTAGCTATGCCTCTTAGACTCATGCCAAGGTATGAAAGTTGTATAAGGTCCTTTTTTTCAGCTTACAAAGGCCCAACAAGTGCAAGTGGATGCTTTCAACCTACGCATTCCACTAACTACTTAGAACATTCATGAAGTTCCCCTTTAAAACAAGagagggaaagaaaaaaagaaatgagaaaagAGAGAGTAACTGGTAAGTGGAAAATATTAGGTACAGGAACACATCGAGAAAAATAATTTAGTATACTGTATGGAAAAAATATTAGAAGCTAAAGGTATTTCAATCTACatccttgatcaatttttaaaaaagaaaaaaaaagggtcaCTTTCAACATTATTTATTGTTATGGTGGATTGAACTCATCATTGGAAGAGTCAAATTATCCATCCATCTGTAAAagctgaaaaggaaaaagataTGTATCCAAGTGTTTGACGCGTATCTCATTTGGATACATATTTGACATGCACTCTTGAAGTTGAGCACGAGTATCTATGTAAGATAACTTACAACATTTCCCTTCTGACTTTATCCAATATTTCTACTTCAACAAAAAATGCAAATAATGAAGTGTAGGCCAAGACATTCATACAACAAAGGACAAGCGTTTATCCCTCTCCtctcaagaaaaggaaagaaagaaagaaagaaaaaggacaaGCATTCCAAATAAACTTCTAGAAAAAAATTGTTTTCTATTGTTCCAAATGCTTAAAAGTGAATTTTGCTTTGAAGCTTCAATGAAGCTACTCTTGTTACCTGCATTATGTTAAACCAAACATATCCTAAATTTGGTACTCTTAACTTCTAGTTGTCTAGAGTAGTTTGCACCATGAGAACTTATAGCATTTCTCTTGAGTCTGactatctttcttctttttttttttttttttaattttaattatgatgAGGAGTTATGGCATTTCCCTTGAGCCCAGAGTGTCGGTATGGGGACATCTCGTTTCATGGAAAAAATTGGGACAACCCCGTTGGATGTTATTTAAAATCTTGCTATTTTATGTTGGCAGTCTCTTGTGATCCTCATCTATATGGTTCATTTCCTTAAAGGTTTTTTTATACTCATCATGCTATTGAATTTGATTATTACTTAACAAAGGAGATCTTAAGGATGCTAGcattgtttcaaaaaaaaaaaaaaaaagaactttagGTATAAGATGGAAGGCCAAGGGACCGAAGCACTAGGCTGGCTCCTCGCAGTTACAAGCATTGCTAGTAGCACCATCCCTTCAGACCCTTGGTGATATTTGTGATTGAGggcaatgacaagaaaagaaagaaaaaatattactaCCTTGTTTAAGCCACTAATCCCTGAGCACTGCACCAACCACTCCAAGGCAATGCATCAACATTTGTTGAGCGCTGTACCAgtatttcttttctctccttcattccttctgcACTCTCTTGCTGTGTAGGGTTAAGGCATGTAGAGATTGCCTGTTGGGTCTAAGTTTTAATCTAACAACTCTATTTCCAATGCTCCAATCCAACCCCTATGTCTGAATCACTTGCCTTAGTTGTGATTGTGTATGCAATCATCTTCCTAGAAATGGCCCTCCCAGGCCCATGTTGGCACTTGGGTGCCTTGATCCACCTAAGGTGGCCGCCTAGGCTGTACTTATTCTGTCCTTTAAAATGATGTGTGCTAGATCTATTCCAGAGTATTATCAATgtgaacatttaaaaaaaaagaaaatcagttGCTGAAGGCTAGAGATAAGCAAGTGTTGAAGGAGGGGATTAAAAGAAAATTGGCAGAATGCCCATATGAGAAGGATTTGTCAGTATTCATTATGCTATTTGGGGGTTGCAGACAGTTTTTAGATCTTATTTATGTACATCTAGTGGTCTCTTTGTATTTGGTGTTCTAGTAGCTAAATTGATGACTTGCCTATTTTGTGATGTCTAAAATAGCTATAGTGGTCGGTAGTCTCCATTGTGATAGCCCATTGCACTCATAAGGAGATTAGAAGCGGCAGATTGCGAAGAGGGATCAGTCTAGAATGTTTTATTTTCTGCAGCATCTACCACTCTTAGGTTGCGAAATGTAGGTTTTTACATATTTCTAGGAGGTTTTGGCTATGTTGACCTTCTGGGAACCTATGAAGCTCCCCCTTCTTTCTTCTTTGATGGCTGACCCTTTGAGCTTGTAATTTCATTTCAAGAAAGTTGGAGAATTATAGCTCTGCTGCGTTGGTTTATATAGGGACTTGAGTTTTACCTTTTCTTACTTCTGAATCTGTATATTTGTACCTGTTTTTGGGACCTAATATGAATTTTTGGCCTTCATCTAGCACCTTCCAAACTAGCCAACTAGAACAATTCGTAAAGAACATCTGACTTGTACTTGAAGCTAATCTCGATTATTTTGTAGTTGGAACCCTGAAGTAACTGTTGAAGAAGTCTAGAATGTGCAGATCATTCCTGTAAATATCGCCTTTTGTTGTCTAGAAGAATATTGCTATATTACATGATTCTGCAATGTAGGTCATGCATATGTGACATTTCTATCAGATGCTAACTGTTGGATAGCCCTCAAAATATGATACTTCTTTGAAAACTAAGGATTATGATGTGCACTTTGTCTTAATTTTTAAACAGAAACAATCCTACTATGCAGACATTTTGCAAAGTCATCCGTAGTTGGGCTTCAAAAACGTTTATGACTGGGTGGTATGTTTCTTATATTatctgacttttttttttttttaaatttcatgtaTATTGAGCCAAGCACATGTATTGTTTGCTGCTTCGTTGTTTAGCTCTACATGTCTTTTAACATCTGTCATCTGTGATATATTATAATTTTGTTACTTGGAATTGTTTAACAGGACATGTTAGACCTCAGGACTTGTACTCTTGCTTCTGTACCAGCTTTTTACATGTTTGGTATCTTTAGTCAGGCATAGTTTTTTGCTACCAAATTCCATGAAAACCAACTTTAGTTGTATAGTCACTAGTTTCATTTCTATATCATGCTTCCTACAACAGTTATAATATTTAAAACTTGTTAATGTTTCCCTCAATACTTTAAGGCATCTACATGAACAGTAAACTTCAAATTAATTATTTCTGTTGGCTTCATAGATCCTATTTCACTATTTGTTAAGCTAAGTCCTTTGACTATCTAGGGTGTTCTATGGAAGTGGCATTCCTAGAAAGTGATGGAAAGTGAGAGTGTTCAGGATGCTTTTTCATAAAATGTTAATAAAAGTAATGAAACTTGCATGGtggtattttcaaaataaatagtaaGGGATAAGAGTAAAGGATAAATTTCTGGTTGTGATAAAAGCCATCTAAGTGGCAAATGGTACCATTTTCAATGATATGCCCAACAGAAGCCATAGAAGATctttaaaattaagtttaaaatcaAACCAAACTGTTTCAGTTGTAAGATCTACAATAGTTTTGGTTGACATAAGAAAGTCACAGCACTATTTGACAAAAAAGGCCTTTATTAAGAAGTTTTGGCCATCCAAACAAAAACATCCAGTAGTACCAATCACCAAATGACTGTATCATGGTGCATCATTTATTGATGTTTATCTAACATGCGGTCAACAATTACAATCTTTTATCAGAAATTTATATCACGTTTAAGACTTTGTGGAAATCCAGATATCCAACCAATTACATTTttgttaggaaaaaaaaaatcatctccaaATTATTGAACTCAGATTATATATATTTGTTTAATATGTTTTACcaaatatgtttttttttttttttttattgacaaAAGTGATATGGTAATTGTGTTCCATCTATCCACTTAGGAGACATTAGAAGTGACCAGTGTTCCTATCATATTTATTCGGAAGAAGAATCTGAATGCAGTTGAGGATGATTTCAGAAGAAAGATGTGCAAGTGCAACAAAGTGGCAATACCTCCTTGTGCAGCTTTGATCAGGACCACCAAAGGCAGCTTATAATGaaaagttttctttctttttatggtTTATTGTGCTTGTATGATGTGGTTAATATGGTGCAGTACGGCTGTGTTCCACTCtgcttgattttataaaataggaATAGCTTGCCCTTCTAAATATATAAAACCTTGGATTCTGTAAGAGACTGACAAAAGAATCTTAAAATTACATTAAGTTTTATAATATAAAACTTAAGTTAGCTTTATGCTGTATCATTTTTAACTTGTTTTTTGTTTCCGTACCTCTTTTTTGCATCTTGCAGTGTTATCTTGTTTCCAATAGCGATCACTTTCTACATCACATGGTGGTTTATCCATTTTgtggatggatttttctctccaatttatgCTCAACTTGGAATTAATATATTTGGTATGCATCATCATTCCTATAGTCCTTCCATTTGGTTATGAAATTCTACTTCAGTAATTTATCAATTTGGGAACTCATCATACTTTAAATCATATGATCGATAGTTAAGCTGAGAatgttttttattttcttatattttatgatatatgcTATGCAACTTTTGCTAAatattttctagatttatcagctGGCTAGCACTATGTTTCTTTCTCACTATCCATCAAATTTTAAGCTTCGCTTAACAACCTAAGTGTGAACACTAATTGTCTCTTTGTAGTCTCTAAAATTTCATTAACAAAAGAAAGTGAGATAATTGTTTTTCTGCAAGAGTTTGATGGCAAAGTTTTCAATAATTTATCCAGTTTCTGTGTACCATTTTCTGTATATGCATTGCAATGGTCCAATGGACCTGTGAATATTTAAGTGCCAAACTTGGAACTTTATGCTAGTGCTTGCACTAGAAAACCAACTATACATTATTCATATTAATCACAGCTATCTTGCATAAAATTGCCATGGCAGGAACAAGGAATATGCTTAGTTTGCATTATATTGTGGGGCTctgtttattttcttattttagttttctttggtgTTTGTGGGTGGGGAGGACGGGAGGTTTTCGAAGGGGCTACTTTGTTGATTTTTCTTCCTTGTTCTGTGCATTCTCTTTGAGCAGCCATATCTTGTGGCCTCACTAAGTATTGCTTTTATGAATTGGTTTATTTTTGTTCTTTGCTGTCATTGTTTGCTGTGGAATTCTAGATAATTGAATCGGTGAATCCTTATGTTGCCTCCTGTTTCTCACATTCCTGATGTAGAACCTGTATTTATTGCTTGACTTTGTTAGGGCTTGGTTTCATAACTTCCGGAATGTTCATCTTCTTGGTTGGAGTGTTCATGTCATCATGGCTGGGGGCATCTGTTCTTGGCCTCAGCGAGTGGCTTATCAAGCGGATGCCATTTGTTTGACATATATATGATGCGTCCAAGCAAATTAGTGCTGCTATATCACCTGGTAATATTCCTTCACTTTCATGATTATGTTTGTCTGTAATTTGCCTTCTGTTGCTAACATTCTCTAACTACAGATCAGAATAAACAAGCCTTCAGGGAAGTGGCCATCATAAGGCACCCCCGAAATGGTGAATATGCATTTGGATTCTAACTTCAGCTGTTGTTCTTCAGGTCTAAACATCTGACATTGGAGTATTACTGATTCATGCATTTTGATAATTGCAGATGCTCATTTGCTATGTTATGTACATATAACTTTATTGATCTGTTCATTATGCATGTTATTTTCTTTCCTGATGGTTTATGAGTCTGGTATTCATTGGGATTATCTTGTAGGGTTAGGATTCTCAGATATAAACTTTCTTGCTGCTAGATGAGTCAAACCAGATATAGATATTTTAGTAAACAAAAACTGTTTGTATTCCATATAATTTCACAAGTTGATGGAAAGC
The sequence above is a segment of the Elaeis guineensis isolate ETL-2024a chromosome 7, EG11, whole genome shotgun sequence genome. Coding sequences within it:
- the LOC105048289 gene encoding LOW QUALITY PROTEIN: protein LIKE COV 1 (The sequence of the model RefSeq protein was modified relative to this genomic sequence to represent the inferred CDS: substituted 2 bases at 2 genomic stop codons), with the translated sequence MERRNSLVLSNPHAPTCSQERNRDRKEGVECDGKQRENVSYRSWWWTLVMTLIPMPPPLPLPPTTTPIGRNNPTMQTFCKVIRSWASKTFMTGCVILFPIAITFYITWWFIHFVDGFFSPIYAQLGINIFGLGFITSGMFIFLVGVFMSSWLGASVLGLSEWLIKRMPFVXHIYDASKQISAAISPDQNKQAFREVAIIRHPRNGEYAFGFXLQLLFFRIYSDEEELCCVYVPTNHVYIGDIFLVISKDVIRPNLSVHEGIEIVVSRGMSIPQILSTLDSRTIQAHRARTGRN
- the LOC140850844 gene encoding pentatricopeptide repeat-containing protein At2g13600-like, whose product is MRAPTQHSTAIARLCSTHRNFPSHAPKTDSFDASSRSPSIKTLASAGRLRDAFRLLIFRRHLGLPVHPDYFVAILKPCAFPETLMEGRQLHAHMVITGFNQDPFICNHLIHMYCKCGSLDDAHWVFRGMGKKNLHSWNILIAGFCRFGFLSEARQLFDEMPKRDAASWNTMISGYDQWGPCEEALGSFVRMRRTDCNVDHFGLASVISACSNLRFLGNGRGLHACSAKTGLDSHVQVGGALIGLYAKCVALKDARRVFDEIGAKELFTWNSMLAGYVQCSKIDEALLFFKEMPERDVVSWTTVVAGLAQHERNEEAIGLFQKMWEAGLMPDQISFVSVLNACVGVLDFEEGFKIHGQIMKRGFGTDVNVGSAIVVFYAKCGCMNDAKRVTDGIPLVDDFSWSVLIDQYAKHGQIDSAHELFRSLEVRSIPLWNALIGGYSELGLHEEAFKAFEEMQMDGKRGDEFTFGSLVMGVDLLGMKYGEQLHSQIIKVGVDFSVFVGSALIDMYSYCLECEAAVKIFNSIQQPNLVSWNSMISGYGLNNMDREAILTFRLMMALGVKPDNITLSLVLDSCSSLLVLCEGTQFHALAHKLGFDSDVVVGSALIDIYSKCENMDHAAQAFSDIHGHSVVSWTSLIGGYIRCGMWAKAKKLFELMPERNVVSWNAMLSGCAKYGFGLEFAATFCWRRMGNWYMPRYLKLATI